The proteins below are encoded in one region of Fibrella aestuarina BUZ 2:
- a CDS encoding zinc-dependent alcohol dehydrogenase codes for MKALTFQGRYDLRPMRVPDPFIVDAQDAILRVIGSATCGSDLHLLNGYIPTMMAGDIIGHEFMGEVVEIGPGVKNLKRGDRVVVAATIGCGECAYCKNESWSLCDNSNPNAYMVEPMFGDAPAALYGYSHSFGGYAGGHAEFVRVPFADKGCFVVPESIRNDQAIACADAFPTGYMAADMADIKPGDIVAVWGAGGVGQMAMQSAWLMGAGRVICIDREPARLELARQHCKAEIIDFSKVDVLQALKEMTAGRGVDCCIDAVGTEAVDDSFQYYMDKAKQYVRIESDRPLVLRQMIIAAKKGGNLSIVGVYGGFVDSIPMGAAMNKGLTWKMGQLHAQRYIPRLFEHIQKGEVDPSYMFTHTFTLEQGMTAYDTFNRRADGILKAVLLPSGTFA; via the coding sequence ATGAAAGCACTCACCTTCCAGGGTCGGTATGACTTGCGCCCGATGCGCGTGCCCGATCCGTTTATCGTCGATGCGCAGGACGCTATTCTGCGCGTAATTGGGTCGGCTACCTGCGGGTCTGACCTCCACCTGCTCAACGGCTATATCCCCACCATGATGGCGGGCGACATCATCGGCCACGAATTCATGGGCGAAGTAGTTGAGATTGGCCCCGGCGTGAAAAACCTCAAACGCGGTGATCGGGTTGTGGTGGCGGCAACGATCGGCTGCGGCGAATGCGCTTATTGCAAAAACGAGTCGTGGTCGCTCTGCGATAACTCGAACCCCAACGCCTACATGGTCGAGCCGATGTTTGGCGATGCCCCGGCGGCGCTCTACGGCTATTCGCATTCGTTTGGCGGTTACGCCGGTGGCCACGCCGAGTTTGTGCGCGTCCCGTTTGCCGACAAAGGCTGTTTTGTAGTGCCCGAAAGTATCCGTAACGACCAGGCGATTGCCTGCGCCGACGCCTTCCCGACGGGCTACATGGCCGCCGATATGGCCGACATCAAACCCGGTGACATCGTGGCCGTGTGGGGTGCCGGTGGCGTTGGCCAAATGGCGATGCAAAGTGCGTGGCTGATGGGCGCGGGGCGGGTGATCTGCATCGACCGCGAACCCGCTCGCCTCGAACTGGCCCGCCAACACTGCAAAGCCGAAATCATCGATTTCTCGAAGGTCGACGTGTTGCAGGCGCTGAAGGAAATGACCGCCGGGCGCGGCGTCGATTGCTGCATTGATGCGGTTGGTACCGAGGCCGTCGATGATTCGTTCCAGTATTACATGGATAAGGCAAAGCAGTACGTACGGATCGAAAGCGACCGGCCGCTGGTGCTGCGGCAGATGATTATCGCGGCGAAGAAAGGCGGTAACCTGTCGATCGTGGGCGTATACGGTGGCTTCGTTGATAGTATCCCGATGGGCGCTGCCATGAATAAAGGCTTGACCTGGAAGATGGGGCAGCTTCACGCCCAGCGCTACATCCCGCGCCTGTTTGAGCACATCCAGAAAGGCGAGGTCGATCCGTCGTATATGTTCACGCATACGTTCACGCTTGAGCAGGGCATGACCGCCTACGACACCTTCAACCGCCGCGCCGACGGCATTCTGAAAGCCGTCCTGCTGCCCAGCGGTACGTTCGCGTAA
- a CDS encoding sensor histidine kinase — MNQFTWGISWRMASLSVMAGLATYLWLIRNGLATGTWVLPTLTMPLLVIVGGTLLWLGTSLYTYTTGVNRKLTYFLESVRYSDFAVGFNADSQLGPSFSQLNQQFNEVLEAFRQARAEKEANLQYLNTIVQHVSVGLLAFDATGQVELVNQAALRLLDTYRLRMLSDLTNQYPDLPARLTGPDRQAAFAYTTANGNDLAVRTTDVRLRGRLITLVSLQNIRSELQQKEVDAWQNLTKVLRHEIMNSMTPLVSLTGTMQAILEHDIAHNLPPDLPATPILTEAVGDLRDALGTIAQRGEGIMRFVDAYRSFTTIPAPRMAEVSVGTLVQRVAALVRPSLDERQIQLTLDVPSTDASAEPLLIRADEGQLEMVLLNLLKNAREALVQTPKPTIRLAAYTDGTRTIIDVTDNGPGIEPEALEQIFIPFFTTKKTGSGIGLSLSRQMLQQQGGQLTVSTEVGRGSTFRLQF; from the coding sequence GTGAATCAATTTACCTGGGGTATATCGTGGCGAATGGCGAGTTTGTCAGTTATGGCCGGGCTGGCAACGTACCTGTGGCTGATCCGTAACGGCCTGGCTACGGGTACGTGGGTGCTACCCACGCTGACGATGCCTCTGCTCGTGATTGTGGGTGGCACGCTGCTTTGGCTGGGCACGAGCCTGTATACCTATACGACGGGCGTGAACCGCAAGCTGACCTACTTTCTGGAGTCGGTGCGGTATTCCGATTTTGCCGTTGGCTTCAACGCCGACAGTCAGCTGGGGCCGTCGTTTTCGCAGTTGAATCAGCAGTTCAACGAGGTGTTGGAAGCGTTTCGGCAGGCGCGAGCCGAGAAAGAAGCCAACCTGCAATACCTCAACACCATTGTCCAACACGTCAGTGTGGGATTACTGGCGTTCGACGCCACCGGACAGGTCGAACTGGTCAACCAGGCGGCGTTGCGGCTGCTCGATACCTACCGGCTGCGCATGCTGAGTGACCTGACCAATCAGTACCCCGACCTGCCCGCCCGCCTCACCGGCCCCGACCGGCAGGCCGCGTTTGCCTATACCACCGCCAACGGTAACGACCTCGCCGTGCGTACCACCGACGTGCGGCTACGGGGGCGGCTGATCACGCTCGTTTCGCTGCAAAACATCCGGTCTGAGTTGCAGCAGAAAGAAGTAGACGCCTGGCAGAACCTGACCAAAGTACTGCGGCACGAGATCATGAACTCGATGACGCCGCTCGTCTCGCTGACCGGCACCATGCAGGCCATTCTCGAACACGACATTGCCCATAACCTTCCGCCCGATCTGCCCGCTACGCCCATCCTGACCGAAGCCGTGGGCGACCTGCGCGACGCGCTCGGCACCATTGCCCAACGTGGCGAGGGGATCATGCGCTTTGTGGATGCCTACCGCAGCTTCACCACCATTCCGGCGCCACGCATGGCCGAGGTATCGGTGGGTACGTTGGTACAGCGGGTGGCCGCGCTGGTACGTCCTTCACTCGACGAACGGCAGATTCAACTCACGCTCGACGTACCCAGTACCGACGCGTCGGCCGAACCATTGCTGATCCGCGCCGACGAAGGCCAACTGGAAATGGTGTTGCTGAATCTGTTGAAAAACGCCCGCGAAGCCCTGGTTCAGACGCCCAAGCCAACTATTCGGCTGGCTGCGTACACCGACGGCACCCGAACGATCATCGACGTAACCGACAACGGCCCCGGCATTGAGCCTGAGGCACTTGAACAGATTTTCATCCCGTTTTTCACGACCAAAAAAACGGGCTCCGGCATTGGACTGAGCCTCTCGCGGCAGATGTTGCAACAGCAGGGCGGGCAGCTCACCGTCAGCACCGAAGTGGGCCGGGGCAGTACTTTCCGGCTTCAGTTCTGA
- a CDS encoding APC family permease, with protein sequence MTKPLPTSSDTTPTDALPRRLSLLQGTALNMIDMVGIGPFVVLPIVMKSVGGPHFLLAWALGAVVSLIDASVWAELGAAYPQAGGSYNFLKIAFGERRWGRLLSFLYVWQTLIQAPLVVASGAIGFAQYASYLYPLDELTRRCLSGGVVLLVIALLYRRIDGIGRISVLLWVCVLGTMGWLIVGGLWNGKQPVGTLLGDAWTAAGEVSPLILATAIGSASVKTIYCYLGYYNIAHLGGEIRNPERNIPLSMFLSVVGIALLYGLLNLSVANVVPFQEAANSPFIVSTMVETLYGPGAARLATLMILLVAFSSLFAVLLGYSRVPYAAAADGQFLSVFAKLHPTRQFPYVSLLFLGGLAFVFSLLFKLSSVITAILAMRVVVQFIGQAVGLMLLHRRARRTTMADGQPAIRFPFRMPLYPLPALLAIGIWSFIFYSTGVSYMISGMVVTLLGTLVYLITARVRKVWPF encoded by the coding sequence TTGACTAAACCGCTACCTACTTCGTCTGACACCACCCCAACCGACGCCCTGCCCCGGCGGTTGAGCCTTTTGCAGGGTACAGCCCTCAACATGATCGACATGGTGGGGATTGGGCCGTTTGTGGTGCTGCCTATTGTGATGAAAAGCGTGGGCGGGCCGCATTTTCTGCTGGCCTGGGCACTGGGCGCCGTCGTGTCGCTGATCGATGCGTCGGTATGGGCCGAACTGGGGGCGGCCTATCCGCAGGCGGGTGGCAGCTACAACTTCCTTAAAATTGCGTTTGGCGAACGGCGCTGGGGGCGCTTGCTGTCATTTCTGTACGTCTGGCAGACGCTCATTCAGGCCCCGCTGGTGGTTGCGTCGGGCGCCATCGGTTTCGCGCAATACGCCTCGTATCTGTATCCACTCGATGAATTGACGCGCCGCTGCCTCTCGGGCGGGGTGGTGCTGCTGGTGATTGCCCTGCTGTACCGCCGTATCGACGGTATCGGGCGCATCAGCGTGTTGCTCTGGGTGTGTGTGTTGGGTACGATGGGCTGGCTGATTGTGGGGGGCCTGTGGAACGGTAAACAGCCCGTAGGTACGTTGCTGGGCGACGCCTGGACGGCCGCCGGTGAGGTGTCGCCGCTCATACTGGCCACTGCGATCGGCAGCGCGTCGGTCAAGACCATCTATTGCTACCTGGGCTATTACAACATTGCGCACCTGGGTGGTGAAATCCGCAATCCCGAGCGCAATATTCCGCTGAGCATGTTTCTGTCGGTGGTGGGCATTGCGCTGCTTTACGGGTTACTCAACCTGAGCGTTGCCAACGTGGTGCCGTTTCAGGAAGCAGCCAACAGCCCGTTTATCGTCAGTACGATGGTCGAAACGCTGTATGGACCGGGAGCGGCGCGGCTGGCAACGCTGATGATCCTGTTGGTGGCGTTCTCATCGTTGTTTGCCGTCTTGCTGGGCTATTCGCGCGTGCCGTATGCCGCCGCTGCCGACGGGCAGTTTCTATCAGTTTTCGCCAAACTTCACCCAACGCGCCAATTCCCCTATGTCTCGCTGCTGTTTCTGGGCGGGCTGGCGTTTGTCTTCAGCCTGTTGTTCAAGCTATCGTCGGTGATTACGGCCATCCTGGCGATGCGCGTGGTCGTGCAGTTTATTGGGCAGGCAGTCGGGTTGATGCTGCTGCATCGTCGCGCCCGACGAACCACGATGGCCGACGGGCAACCCGCCATTCGGTTTCCGTTCCGGATGCCGCTCTATCCGTTACCGGCCCTGCTGGCGATTGGTATCTGGAGCTTTATTTTTTATTCGACCGGCGTCAGCTACATGATCTCCGGGATGGTCGTTACGCTGCTGGGTACGTTGGTCTACCTGATCACCGCCCGCGTCCGCAAGGTGTGGCCTTTCTAA
- a CDS encoding cupin domain-containing protein yields MERRDFLASTALASLFMGGPLLASAAQPLPGADPLQPFYVPPAEPLTPGPTGLNIRTRVRHGQTNGQFSCVEFAVAPKKMGPAPHLHKDLDELMFVLEGTAMVLVGDTEYQVQAGGWHLRPRGIVHTFWNATDKPVVAIDCYFQQPFEEYLEASTKTIPELAKSRGLAMNAPEIQAMYRDLHQKFGMVSFPEKRQAIVDKYQLR; encoded by the coding sequence ATGGAACGTCGCGATTTTCTCGCCTCAACCGCATTGGCAAGCCTGTTTATGGGCGGGCCGCTACTCGCCTCAGCCGCGCAGCCCCTACCGGGTGCCGATCCGCTTCAGCCTTTCTACGTGCCGCCCGCCGAACCCCTCACGCCCGGCCCCACCGGCCTGAACATCCGCACCCGGGTGCGCCACGGGCAGACCAACGGGCAATTTTCCTGCGTCGAGTTTGCCGTGGCGCCGAAGAAGATGGGCCCGGCCCCGCACCTGCACAAAGACCTCGACGAGCTGATGTTTGTGCTGGAAGGCACCGCTATGGTGCTGGTCGGTGACACCGAGTACCAGGTGCAGGCGGGAGGCTGGCACCTGCGGCCGCGCGGGATCGTGCACACCTTCTGGAACGCCACCGATAAACCCGTGGTCGCCATCGACTGCTACTTTCAACAGCCATTTGAAGAGTATCTCGAAGCCTCGACGAAGACCATTCCCGAACTGGCCAAAAGCCGGGGCCTGGCCATGAACGCCCCCGAAATTCAGGCCATGTACCGCGACCTCCACCAGAAGTTCGGCATGGTGAGTTTTCCCGAAAAACGGCAGGCCATCGTCGACAAGTATCAATTGCGTTAG
- a CDS encoding sigma-54-dependent transcriptional regulator — protein sequence MQTAKLLIVDDDPDVLLAAKLLLKRHIGQVDIEKNPDRLPFLLGNTNYDAVLLDMNFTRDVSSGKEGFDWLDRILDADPSTRVVLFTAYGDVEMAVRAIKAGAADFVLKPWENDKLVEVIKTAIDSKKASEGAGGSGAAAKKGGAANAGPVIAQSAAMRQILDTVERVAPTDANILILGENGTGKDVLAREIHRLSTRRDKPFVAADLGALPESLFESELFGHVRGAFTDARDDRAGRFEEAQGGTIFLDEIGNVGLSQQARLLTVLQQRQVMRVGSNKPRPIDVRLVCATNADLNARVLDRSFRQDLLYRINTIELHIPPLRQRPDDIGPLAEHFLRQYRKQYNRPVGQISPDLLRHLKQYAWPGNVRELQHAIERAVILARGNTLTSDDFFFGSTPAAMGQTMPGNDTLQIESMERRMIQQAMQKHGGNITDVARELGLSRQALYRRMEKYGL from the coding sequence ATGCAAACGGCTAAACTTCTCATCGTTGACGACGACCCCGACGTGCTGCTGGCGGCCAAGCTGCTGCTGAAGCGCCACATCGGGCAGGTCGATATTGAAAAAAATCCCGATCGCCTTCCTTTTTTGCTGGGTAACACCAACTACGACGCCGTACTGCTCGACATGAATTTCACGCGCGATGTCAGCTCCGGCAAAGAAGGCTTCGACTGGCTCGACCGCATTCTCGACGCCGACCCAAGCACGCGCGTGGTGCTGTTTACCGCCTATGGCGACGTGGAAATGGCCGTGCGGGCCATCAAGGCCGGTGCCGCCGATTTTGTGCTGAAGCCCTGGGAGAACGACAAGCTGGTGGAGGTGATCAAAACGGCCATCGACAGCAAAAAAGCGAGCGAAGGAGCGGGTGGATCAGGTGCGGCGGCGAAAAAAGGCGGCGCGGCCAACGCCGGTCCGGTCATCGCGCAGAGTGCAGCTATGCGCCAGATTCTCGACACCGTAGAACGCGTAGCCCCCACCGATGCCAACATCCTGATCCTGGGCGAAAACGGCACGGGTAAAGACGTACTGGCCCGCGAAATTCACCGCCTCTCGACCCGCCGCGACAAACCGTTTGTGGCCGCCGACCTGGGTGCGCTGCCCGAAAGCCTGTTTGAAAGCGAACTGTTTGGCCACGTACGCGGTGCCTTTACCGACGCGCGCGACGACCGCGCCGGCCGTTTTGAAGAAGCGCAGGGTGGCACCATTTTCCTGGACGAGATCGGCAACGTCGGTTTGTCGCAACAGGCGCGGCTGCTCACGGTGCTGCAACAGCGGCAGGTGATGCGCGTGGGTAGCAACAAACCCCGCCCCATCGACGTGCGGCTGGTTTGCGCCACCAACGCCGACCTCAACGCCCGGGTGCTAGACCGCTCGTTCCGGCAGGATTTGCTGTATCGGATCAACACCATCGAGTTGCACATTCCACCCCTGCGCCAACGCCCCGACGACATTGGTCCGTTGGCCGAGCACTTTCTGCGGCAGTATCGCAAGCAGTACAACCGGCCCGTGGGGCAGATCAGTCCTGATCTGCTACGCCACCTGAAGCAATATGCCTGGCCCGGTAACGTCCGCGAATTGCAACACGCCATCGAGCGGGCCGTTATTCTGGCGCGGGGCAACACGCTCACCTCCGACGATTTCTTCTTTGGCTCGACACCCGCCGCGATGGGCCAGACCATGCCCGGTAACGACACCTTGCAGATTGAATCGATGGAACGCCGCATGATTCAGCAGGCGATGCAAAAACACGGCGGCAACATCACCGACGTCGCCCGCGAACTGGGCCTGTCGCGGCAAGCCCTCTACCGGCGCATGGAGAAGTATGGACTGTAA
- a CDS encoding ArnT family glycosyltransferase, whose translation MFSKRLFFSLLGLVVAANFTALFLPIMEPDNGLYGTVAKEMFLTGDYVNLYSCGVEWLDKPRLPFVLNVLFMKLLGVTTAAYKLPALLCFCGSLFYTYRFARLNYSVLVAQVATLMFGTAYHVILSNTDVRAEPFLTLFIIGPAYHFMRAWQEKQTNAWPHIVAGSLLAACAMMTKGPVVPVVTVGAGLVIHALLTGQVRSLFELRWLVAIVLTFVFTAPELYCLYQQFDAHPEKVVYGQTGTSGLRFFFWDSQMGRFLNNGPLRGSGDPLLFTHTLLWAMLPWALPFYAAVGRAIAGLVRRQNPLPEYLSLGAGLTLFVLFSASRFQLPHYLNIVFPFYTILGAHYLTTRSPVVLRRWVIGQTVLGVVGTLFVTGIVLFYQPARLLEGLLWIGLFTVTTAALFWRYQTAERGPMGTMMGRMVGLMAMLGGVINLILYPSIMQYQAGMVAADFANEKPALQRKTYLYGVHTFGESSWSYEYYTKQPTQYLYQDSTLKQATQAGPVQVFTSAPYADSLAQHGFQVRRIATFPYYHVSQLSGTFLNPETRASTLRAYVLAEVK comes from the coding sequence ATGTTTTCCAAACGTCTCTTTTTTAGTCTGCTTGGCCTGGTGGTGGCGGCCAACTTCACGGCCTTGTTTTTGCCGATTATGGAACCCGACAACGGCCTGTACGGCACCGTTGCCAAAGAAATGTTTCTGACCGGCGACTACGTCAATCTGTATTCCTGCGGCGTCGAATGGCTCGACAAACCCCGGCTTCCGTTTGTGCTCAACGTGCTGTTTATGAAGCTGCTGGGCGTTACCACGGCGGCCTATAAACTTCCCGCGCTGCTCTGTTTCTGCGGCAGTTTGTTTTACACCTATCGCTTCGCTCGACTCAACTATTCGGTGCTGGTGGCGCAGGTGGCGACCCTGATGTTCGGCACGGCCTACCACGTGATCCTGTCGAATACCGACGTGCGCGCCGAACCCTTCCTGACGCTTTTCATCATCGGCCCGGCCTACCATTTCATGCGGGCCTGGCAGGAAAAACAGACCAACGCCTGGCCGCATATCGTGGCGGGTTCACTGCTGGCCGCCTGCGCCATGATGACCAAAGGCCCCGTGGTGCCGGTCGTGACGGTGGGGGCGGGGCTCGTGATCCACGCGCTGCTGACGGGTCAGGTACGTTCCTTATTTGAACTACGTTGGCTCGTGGCGATCGTGCTGACGTTTGTGTTCACGGCCCCCGAGTTGTATTGCCTTTATCAGCAATTCGACGCGCATCCCGAGAAAGTGGTGTATGGGCAGACGGGTACGTCGGGGCTGCGGTTTTTCTTTTGGGATAGTCAGATGGGTCGCTTCCTGAACAACGGCCCCCTGCGCGGCAGCGGCGATCCGCTGCTGTTTACGCATACCCTGCTCTGGGCGATGCTCCCCTGGGCGTTGCCGTTCTACGCGGCCGTGGGGCGGGCCATCGCGGGCCTCGTCCGCCGACAGAATCCACTGCCGGAATACCTCTCGCTGGGGGCGGGGCTCACGCTCTTCGTGCTGTTTTCGGCCTCTCGCTTTCAGTTGCCGCATTACCTCAACATCGTTTTCCCGTTCTACACCATCCTGGGGGCACATTACCTCACTACCCGCAGCCCGGTTGTTCTGCGGCGCTGGGTGATCGGGCAAACGGTGCTGGGCGTAGTCGGAACGCTGTTTGTGACGGGTATCGTGCTGTTCTACCAACCGGCCCGGCTGCTGGAAGGGCTGCTCTGGATTGGGCTGTTTACGGTGACGACGGCGGCGCTGTTCTGGCGCTACCAAACCGCCGAGCGTGGCCCGATGGGTACGATGATGGGTCGGATGGTGGGCCTGATGGCGATGCTGGGCGGGGTCATCAACCTGATTCTGTATCCCTCAATCATGCAGTACCAAGCAGGAATGGTTGCCGCCGATTTTGCCAACGAAAAACCCGCGCTGCAACGGAAGACGTACCTGTATGGCGTGCATACGTTTGGCGAAAGCTCGTGGTCGTATGAATACTATACCAAACAGCCCACGCAGTACTTGTATCAGGATTCAACGTTGAAGCAAGCCACGCAGGCGGGGCCGGTGCAGGTGTTCACGAGCGCGCCCTACGCCGATTCGCTGGCGCAGCACGGTTTCCAGGTACGTCGGATCGCCACGTTTCCCTATTACCACGTTAGTCAGCTGTCGGGTACGTTCCTGAATCCGGAAACCCGCGCAAGTACGCTGCGGGCGTATGTGCTAGCCGAGGTAAAGTAG
- a CDS encoding DUF4136 domain-containing protein, translating into MSKFFATSLILALSGLGLFCCSPSGGGRLFVEHDYSYEGHFKDYKSFNFLECEFIDSTLLCSDIQDAIRHQMEARGYRVSNRSPNLLVSYNIFRSDLRFRGYQQPVIKDWVVREDDDATYKRIDYNLDEGTLMISLIDAESYQVIWKGYASKMMRNQNFKNNYFKGIVRSIFDQYPLMATNSSSSGYGR; encoded by the coding sequence ATGAGCAAGTTCTTTGCCACGTCTCTTATTCTGGCCCTGTCCGGTCTTGGTCTGTTCTGTTGCTCGCCCAGTGGCGGCGGACGCCTGTTTGTTGAACACGATTATAGCTACGAAGGCCACTTCAAAGACTACAAATCGTTCAACTTTCTGGAATGCGAGTTCATCGACTCGACCCTGCTCTGCTCGGATATTCAGGATGCAATCCGGCACCAGATGGAAGCCCGTGGTTACCGGGTCAGCAACCGCAGCCCGAACTTGCTCGTTTCGTACAATATCTTCCGCAGCGACCTGCGCTTTCGGGGCTATCAGCAGCCTGTAATTAAAGACTGGGTGGTGCGCGAAGATGACGATGCAACCTACAAACGCATCGACTACAACCTCGACGAAGGCACGCTAATGATTTCGCTCATCGACGCCGAGTCGTATCAGGTGATCTGGAAAGGCTACGCGTCGAAAATGATGCGCAATCAGAACTTCAAGAACAATTACTTCAAAGGCATCGTCCGGTCGATCTTCGATCAGTACCCGCTCATGGCCACCAACAGCTCAAGCTCGGGCTACGGGAGGTAG
- a CDS encoding UBP-type zinc finger domain-containing protein: MRQKACEDLLALTDIKPAQAYVCEECIKTGDSWVHLRTCQTCGHTHCCDSSPNRHATKHFHETNHPVVISAEPGERWLWCYAHEQIASY, encoded by the coding sequence ATGAGACAAAAAGCCTGCGAAGACCTGCTTGCGCTAACCGACATTAAGCCCGCGCAGGCCTATGTATGTGAGGAGTGTATCAAGACGGGTGATTCGTGGGTGCATTTGCGCACCTGCCAGACCTGTGGCCACACGCACTGCTGCGATTCATCGCCCAATCGACATGCTACGAAGCATTTCCACGAAACGAATCATCCGGTGGTGATCTCTGCCGAACCCGGCGAACGCTGGCTCTGGTGCTACGCCCACGAGCAAATTGCCAGTTACTGA
- the aroB gene encoding 3-dehydroquinate synthase, with translation MPQIAPLATTLPAFIDAQAPSALAVLVDNHTARHCYPLVKSLLPKHTLIKIPAGETNKNLGTCETIWGALTNANFDRHALVLNLGGGVIGDMGGFCAATYKRGIAFAQLPTTLLSQVDASVGGKLGIDFQGFKNHIGVFTQPNDVLIDTAFLGTLPPRELRSGFAEVIKHCLIADAAEWERLRRYDLEDLDWNTAVAHSVAIKQRVVEQDPTEKGLRKILNFGHTLGHAVETHFLERPKGRLLHGEAIAAGMIMEAFIAHQKGMIDAALLAEIEEYLFAVYGNVPLTEADLEPVLAHTLQDKKNRAGQVRMALIDGPGQCAYDVPVTKSEMRQALDYYRG, from the coding sequence ATGCCCCAAATTGCTCCCCTTGCCACCACGCTTCCGGCGTTTATCGACGCTCAGGCCCCTTCGGCGCTGGCTGTTCTGGTCGATAACCACACAGCCCGCCACTGTTACCCACTCGTAAAATCCCTGTTGCCCAAACACACGCTGATTAAGATTCCGGCGGGCGAAACCAACAAGAATCTGGGTACGTGCGAAACCATCTGGGGCGCCCTCACCAACGCCAATTTCGACCGCCACGCGCTCGTGCTGAACCTGGGCGGCGGAGTCATCGGCGACATGGGCGGTTTCTGCGCAGCAACCTACAAACGGGGTATTGCCTTCGCTCAACTGCCCACCACGCTGCTCTCACAGGTCGATGCGAGTGTGGGCGGTAAACTGGGCATCGATTTTCAGGGATTCAAAAACCACATCGGCGTCTTCACGCAGCCCAACGACGTGCTGATCGATACGGCGTTTCTGGGTACGTTACCCCCGCGCGAACTACGCTCGGGTTTTGCCGAAGTGATCAAACACTGCCTCATTGCCGACGCCGCCGAGTGGGAACGCCTGCGGCGCTACGATCTGGAAGACCTCGACTGGAACACCGCCGTGGCGCACTCGGTCGCGATCAAGCAGCGCGTGGTGGAACAGGACCCCACCGAGAAGGGGTTGCGCAAGATTCTGAACTTCGGCCACACGCTGGGGCACGCCGTGGAGACGCATTTTCTGGAGCGCCCCAAGGGTCGCCTGCTGCATGGCGAGGCTATTGCCGCGGGGATGATTATGGAGGCGTTTATTGCCCACCAGAAAGGAATGATCGACGCCGCGCTGCTCGCCGAAATCGAAGAATACCTGTTTGCCGTATATGGCAACGTGCCGTTGACGGAGGCCGATCTGGAACCGGTGCTGGCGCATACATTGCAGGACAAAAAGAACCGCGCCGGTCAGGTCCGGATGGCGTTGATCGACGGGCCGGGACAGTGCGCCTACGATGTGCCGGTAACTAAATCGGAGATGCGCCAGGCCCTTGATTATTACCGGGGTTAG
- a CDS encoding SRPBCC family protein: protein MADKQFAMGDIKGMSSIQPFATGSSVVNIGQNERIISAAAGALLTTIGARRGSWLLATIGGYLAFRGASGFCPINQAVGRNTAEDSRIEPLEISRSITINKPRDEVYQYWRKLENLPKFMKHLQSVTQLDERRSHWVAPVPGTEKIDAIGNIEWDAEIIEEVENERLLWRSVSESTVDNAGEVRFQDAPPGRGTEVHVTIRYTPPAGQLGTAVAKLFQPAFRQMVKEDIRRFKRIMETGLIPSNEGPSGREPERINPALRQHLDQPQTHSRSPKSDKENAQNAII from the coding sequence ATGGCAGACAAACAGTTTGCGATGGGCGACATCAAAGGCATGTCGTCGATCCAGCCCTTTGCTACCGGTTCGAGCGTGGTCAATATTGGCCAGAACGAGCGGATCATCTCAGCGGCGGCGGGCGCCTTACTGACAACCATCGGCGCCCGGCGCGGAAGCTGGCTGCTGGCAACGATCGGCGGCTACCTGGCATTTCGGGGCGCTTCGGGTTTTTGTCCCATTAATCAGGCTGTTGGTCGGAACACGGCCGAAGATAGCCGCATCGAACCGCTCGAAATCAGCCGGAGCATCACGATCAACAAGCCGCGCGACGAAGTCTATCAATACTGGCGGAAACTCGAAAACCTGCCCAAATTCATGAAGCACCTCCAGTCGGTGACGCAGCTCGACGAGCGGCGCTCGCACTGGGTAGCGCCGGTACCGGGCACGGAGAAAATCGACGCCATTGGCAACATCGAATGGGATGCCGAAATCATTGAAGAGGTTGAAAACGAGCGGCTTTTGTGGCGGTCCGTCAGCGAGTCGACAGTCGATAACGCGGGGGAGGTGCGCTTTCAGGACGCCCCTCCGGGCCGGGGCACCGAGGTCCACGTAACCATCCGCTACACGCCGCCTGCGGGCCAGTTGGGCACGGCCGTTGCCAAGCTGTTCCAGCCGGCGTTCCGGCAAATGGTGAAAGAAGACATCCGCCGATTCAAGCGCATCATGGAAACGGGTCTGATTCCGTCCAACGAAGGCCCGTCGGGTCGGGAGCCGGAACGCATCAACCCTGCCCTGCGCCAACACCTCGACCAGCCCCAAACGCATTCGAGAAGCCCCAAATCGGACAAAGAAAACGCCCAAAACGCGATCATCTAA